A single window of Gammaproteobacteria bacterium DNA harbors:
- the folC gene encoding bifunctional tetrahydrofolate synthase/dihydrofolate synthase, whose translation MRFDTLDAWLAWLEGLHPRSIELGLERVRRVAAALGFDAALPCPVVTVAGTNGKGSSVALLEAILSAAGYRVATYTSPHLLRYNERVRVGGREAGDAELCAAFERVDRARGDVSLTYFEFGTLAALDHFTRARPDVAVLEVGMGGRLDAVNLVDPDVALVTGIAIDHVDWLGPDREAIGAEKAGIFRCGRPAVCGDPDPPRSLVAAAAAVGAGLHRIGRDFGYEAAAGAGGAWSWWGGGIRREALPAPALAGGFQYRNAAGALMALRLLEDRLDVGRAALEEGLRSVSLAGRFQCLLVDGVPCILDVAHNLEGAQALARTLAERPVPGRTLAVAAILGDKDIDGMISSLAGMVDAWYLGALTVERAAPVERLRAGILLHAPEAGVSVCADPPAAVRAARSAARSGDRIVVFGSFYTVGAVMRALGGGVIDASSELESARS comes from the coding sequence ATGCGCTTCGACACCCTCGACGCCTGGCTCGCCTGGCTGGAAGGCCTCCATCCGCGCAGCATCGAACTCGGACTGGAGCGCGTGCGCCGCGTCGCCGCGGCGCTCGGATTCGACGCCGCGTTGCCCTGTCCCGTGGTGACGGTGGCGGGGACCAATGGCAAGGGTTCCAGCGTCGCGCTGCTCGAGGCCATTCTCTCGGCCGCGGGATATCGCGTCGCCACCTATACCTCGCCCCATCTGCTGCGTTACAACGAGCGCGTGCGTGTCGGCGGCCGGGAGGCGGGCGACGCGGAATTGTGCGCGGCCTTCGAGCGCGTGGACCGCGCGCGCGGCGACGTCAGCCTGACCTATTTCGAATTCGGCACGCTGGCGGCGCTCGATCATTTCACGCGTGCCCGGCCCGATGTCGCCGTGCTCGAGGTGGGCATGGGCGGGCGCCTCGACGCGGTCAATCTGGTGGATCCCGACGTGGCGCTGGTGACCGGTATCGCCATCGACCATGTGGACTGGCTCGGTCCCGACCGCGAGGCCATCGGCGCGGAGAAGGCGGGGATCTTCCGGTGCGGCCGTCCCGCGGTCTGCGGCGACCCCGACCCGCCGCGCTCCCTGGTCGCCGCGGCCGCCGCCGTGGGGGCCGGCTTGCATCGAATCGGGCGGGATTTCGGCTATGAGGCGGCCGCCGGCGCGGGCGGCGCCTGGTCGTGGTGGGGCGGGGGGATCCGGCGGGAAGCCCTCCCGGCGCCCGCCCTGGCGGGCGGATTCCAGTACCGCAATGCTGCGGGGGCGCTGATGGCGCTGCGCCTGCTCGAGGACCGGCTGGACGTGGGGCGCGCCGCCCTGGAAGAAGGCCTGCGGTCGGTTTCCCTGGCCGGGCGCTTTCAATGTCTGCTCGTGGACGGGGTGCCGTGCATCCTGGACGTCGCCCACAATCTGGAGGGCGCGCAGGCGCTGGCGCGCACGCTGGCGGAGCGGCCGGTTCCGGGGCGCACGCTCGCGGTGGCGGCCATCCTCGGCGACAAGGACATCGACGGTATGATATCGTCCCTGGCCGGCATGGTGGACGCCTGGTACCTGGGCGCGCTGACGGTGGAGCGGGCGGCGCCGGTCGAGCGCCTGCGCGCGGGGATCCTCCTCCATGCGCCGGAGGCGGGCGTCAGCGTCTGCGCGGACCCGCCGGCCGCGGTGCGGGCCGCCCGGTCCGCGGCTCGGTCCGGAGACCGGATCGTGGTCTTCGGTTCGTTCTATACCGTCGGCGCGGTCATGCGCGCGCTGGGCGGCGGTGTCATCGACGCATCCTCTGAGCTAGAATCTGCACGGTCATGA
- a CDS encoding CvpA family protein → MTWLDIVIIVVIALSTLLSLFRGVVKEVISLAVWVLSFWLAFHYSYPASRLLEGAVPYESVRIGTAFLLIFLVVLLTGMLLASLVSRLVRAGGLGFADRALGALFGALRGVVVAAVLVMVAALTPLAQDAAWQQSRLIGYFTILSDWAWDGLGGAANGIVQSIPRAAGEFADGG, encoded by the coding sequence ATGACGTGGCTTGATATAGTCATCATCGTCGTGATCGCGCTGTCGACATTGCTGAGCCTGTTCCGCGGCGTCGTAAAAGAGGTCATTTCACTGGCGGTATGGGTATTGTCTTTCTGGCTGGCCTTTCACTATTCGTATCCGGCCTCCAGGCTGTTGGAGGGAGCGGTCCCTTATGAAAGCGTACGGATCGGTACGGCATTCCTGCTCATTTTCCTCGTCGTCCTGCTCACCGGCATGCTGCTCGCCAGTCTCGTATCGCGGCTGGTGCGCGCGGGAGGGCTGGGCTTCGCCGATCGCGCCCTCGGGGCGCTGTTCGGCGCGCTGCGCGGCGTCGTGGTGGCGGCCGTGCTGGTGATGGTGGCGGCGCTGACGCCGCTGGCGCAGGACGCGGCCTGGCAGCAGTCGCGGCTGATCGGTTATTTCACCATCCTGTCGGACTGGGCGTGGGATGGCTTGGGCGGCGCCGCGAACGGGATCGTGCAATCGATTCCGCGGGCCGCGGGCGAATTCGCGGACGGAGGGTAG
- a CDS encoding SPOR domain-containing protein — MKEYRQQEGQRPNLQHRLVGALVLIALAVIVVPLVLDFDAGQLHLSARDNIPEQPRDFRIEEVPLVAPGGAVAPVDAEPVAPAAPAEPVAGRPAVWVVQVGSFSSEDNARALRDQLRAKGYKAVFIDREVIDGKPVLRVRIGPEMERARSDQVREKVAREMKLQAVVVSYDGRGTRTE, encoded by the coding sequence ATGAAGGAATACAGACAGCAGGAAGGCCAGCGGCCGAATCTCCAGCACCGCCTGGTGGGCGCCCTGGTGCTCATCGCGCTGGCGGTGATCGTGGTCCCGCTGGTGCTCGATTTCGACGCCGGACAGCTCCATCTGTCCGCGCGGGACAATATCCCGGAACAGCCGCGCGATTTCCGCATCGAGGAGGTGCCGCTGGTCGCGCCGGGGGGCGCCGTCGCCCCGGTCGATGCGGAGCCCGTCGCCCCGGCGGCGCCCGCGGAGCCGGTTGCGGGCCGGCCTGCCGTGTGGGTGGTCCAGGTGGGCAGCTTTTCCAGCGAGGACAATGCCCGCGCGCTGCGCGACCAGTTGCGCGCCAAGGGCTACAAGGCGGTGTTCATCGACCGGGAGGTAATCGACGGCAAGCCGGTGCTGCGCGTGCGCATCGGTCCCGAGATGGAGCGCGCCCGCAGCGATCAGGTGCGCGAGAAAGTGGCCCGGGAGATGAAGCTGCAGGCCGTGGTGGTCAGTTATGACGGGCGCGGCACGCGCACCGAATAG